One Candidatus Binatia bacterium genomic window carries:
- the gatB gene encoding Asp-tRNA(Asn)/Glu-tRNA(Gln) amidotransferase subunit GatB: MALYEPVIGLEVHAQLKTRSKIFCGCSTRFGAPPNTQVCPVCLGLPGVLPVTNERAVRFAVMTGLAVGARINLRSVFARKNYFYPDLPKGYQISQYDRPLCEGGAVEIHVDDAHKRIGLVRIHLEEDAGKSLHPEGKEGVETTRVDLNRAGVPLIEIVSEPDLRSGAEAYHYLTKLKQILVYLDVCDGNMEEGSLRCDANVSVRRAGAKEFGTKTEIKNLNSFRYVEKAIQFEIARQVGVVESGGRITQETLLWDSARGVAETMRSKEEAHDYRYFPEPDLLPLDLEPAWIESVRAELPELPDALRERLVAAHGIPEYDAEVLTETRSLAAYYEEAVAASGQPKLASNWIMTEVNAVRNKTGQPIETFPIRADRLGAMIGMIASGAISGKIAKQLFERMLTDEAPPAELVRRHGLAPIESEAELVALAREVIAANPGPAAEFRAGKEKTFAFLVGQAMKQSRGRAHPEKLQAALRSALGGEG; the protein is encoded by the coding sequence CTGGCCTTATATGAACCCGTGATCGGGCTCGAGGTGCACGCGCAGCTCAAGACCCGGTCCAAGATCTTCTGCGGCTGCTCGACGCGCTTCGGCGCGCCGCCGAACACGCAGGTCTGTCCCGTCTGCCTCGGGCTCCCCGGCGTGCTGCCGGTGACGAACGAGCGGGCGGTGCGCTTCGCCGTCATGACCGGGCTCGCGGTCGGCGCCCGGATCAACCTCCGGAGCGTGTTCGCGCGGAAGAACTACTTCTATCCCGACCTCCCGAAGGGCTACCAGATCTCGCAGTACGACCGGCCGCTCTGCGAGGGGGGCGCGGTGGAGATTCACGTCGACGACGCGCACAAGCGGATCGGCCTCGTGCGCATCCACCTCGAGGAGGACGCCGGAAAGTCGCTCCACCCCGAGGGGAAGGAGGGGGTGGAGACCACGCGCGTGGACTTGAACCGCGCGGGCGTGCCGCTCATCGAGATCGTCTCCGAGCCGGACCTCCGCTCGGGCGCCGAGGCCTACCACTACCTCACCAAGCTGAAGCAGATCCTGGTCTACCTGGACGTCTGCGACGGCAACATGGAGGAGGGAAGCCTCCGCTGCGACGCGAACGTCTCCGTGCGGCGCGCGGGCGCGAAGGAGTTCGGCACCAAGACCGAGATCAAGAACCTGAATTCCTTCCGCTACGTCGAGAAAGCGATCCAGTTCGAGATCGCCCGGCAGGTCGGCGTGGTGGAGTCGGGCGGCCGGATCACCCAGGAGACGCTCCTCTGGGACTCCGCGCGCGGCGTGGCCGAGACGATGCGTAGCAAGGAAGAGGCACACGACTACCGCTACTTCCCGGAACCCGACCTCCTGCCGCTCGACCTCGAGCCGGCGTGGATCGAATCGGTGCGGGCCGAGCTGCCCGAGCTGCCGGACGCGCTGCGGGAGCGGCTGGTCGCGGCCCACGGAATCCCGGAGTATGACGCCGAAGTGCTCACGGAGACGCGGTCGCTCGCGGCCTACTATGAGGAGGCGGTCGCCGCGTCGGGGCAGCCGAAGCTGGCCTCGAACTGGATCATGACCGAGGTGAACGCCGTCCGGAACAAGACGGGCCAGCCGATCGAGACCTTCCCGATCCGCGCCGACCGGCTGGGCGCGATGATCGGGATGATCGCGAGCGGGGCGATCTCGGGGAAGATCGCCAAGCAGCTCTTCGAGCGGATGCTCACCGACGAGGCGCCCCCGGCCGAGCTGGTGCGCCGGCACGGCCTGGCCCCCATCGAAAGCGAGGCGGAGCTCGTTGCCCTCGCGCGCGAGGTGATCGCGGCGAATC